The proteins below are encoded in one region of Eubacterium sp. 1001713B170207_170306_E7:
- a CDS encoding sensor histidine kinase has product MDARIAIVISLTQLVPSFFVFFAVFIEHTRVPKWVWFVAVLSVIAFSAFIVSVYFTPDSVLYSVRGGLAGIFLIYVVLMSLLCTRNNYFTNLFVLCCLTNYNNYIQLLAKIFTIVLNKQSGFFDYPVDYTITLVLLELAAFPFLFWFMQKIIRPVIQQTGGMPAWRYLWIIPVSFYCIFCIGLYPTFTDSSLVWHNSLFLLPVAWIIGTVMTYYIVMRTLLESFTNSRLQSKLSVMDLQIEFQKEQYEQLQKNIEDTRAARHDLRHNLLALKGYADQRDTDGLLRYINHYLKILDTDEVTAFCENYAVDTMLRYYYLQARKAGAEVTITVNLPKELPIAEVDACVVLGNLLENALDACALQKQLHRFIHISIGIAGQRMVAINIRNSYENDIRQEKDRFYSTKRDGEGIGLTSVRHIAEKHQGFAHFDYTDNIFKASVLLMPDSQ; this is encoded by the coding sequence TTGGACGCCCGAATTGCCATTGTCATCAGCCTTACCCAGCTTGTTCCCAGTTTCTTTGTTTTTTTTGCTGTCTTTATCGAGCATACGCGCGTCCCCAAGTGGGTTTGGTTCGTTGCGGTTCTCTCCGTGATCGCCTTCAGCGCGTTTATCGTCAGTGTTTATTTTACCCCGGACAGCGTGCTTTACAGTGTCCGGGGCGGGTTGGCAGGGATTTTCCTGATTTATGTGGTGCTGATGAGTCTTCTCTGTACCCGGAACAATTACTTTACCAACCTTTTTGTCCTGTGCTGCTTAACCAATTACAACAATTATATCCAGCTTCTGGCAAAGATTTTCACGATTGTGTTGAATAAGCAGTCTGGTTTTTTTGACTACCCGGTGGATTATACCATCACCCTTGTTCTGCTGGAGCTGGCGGCGTTTCCGTTTCTGTTCTGGTTTATGCAGAAAATCATCCGGCCAGTCATCCAGCAGACCGGCGGTATGCCCGCCTGGCGGTACCTCTGGATTATTCCCGTATCCTTTTACTGCATTTTCTGCATTGGCCTTTACCCAACCTTTACCGACAGCAGCCTCGTCTGGCATAACAGCCTGTTTCTCCTGCCGGTGGCGTGGATTATTGGAACGGTTATGACCTATTACATTGTCATGCGCACCCTGCTGGAGAGCTTCACCAATTCCAGGCTGCAATCCAAGCTGAGCGTCATGGACCTTCAGATTGAGTTTCAGAAGGAGCAGTACGAGCAGCTTCAGAAAAACATCGAGGATACACGGGCCGCAAGACACGATCTGCGGCATAACCTGCTGGCGCTTAAGGGCTATGCCGACCAAAGGGATACCGACGGCCTGCTCCGGTACATCAACCACTATCTGAAAATACTGGATACCGATGAGGTTACGGCTTTCTGCGAAAACTATGCGGTGGACACCATGCTGCGCTATTACTATCTGCAGGCACGCAAGGCCGGCGCCGAGGTGACCATCACTGTCAACCTGCCCAAGGAGCTGCCCATCGCCGAAGTGGACGCCTGTGTGGTTCTCGGGAATCTTTTGGAAAACGCGCTGGACGCCTGCGCGCTGCAGAAGCAGCTCCACCGCTTTATTCATATCAGCATCGGCATTGCCGGGCAGCGCATGGTGGCGATCAACATCAGAAACAGCTATGAAAATGATATCCGTCAGGAAAAGGACCGGTTTTACTCGACCAAGCGTGACGGCGAGGGCATCGGCCTGACCTCTGTCCGCCATATTGCTGAAAAACACCAGGGCTTTGCCCACTTTGATTACACCGACAATATTTTTAAGGCTTCGGTTCTGCTGATGCCGGACAGCCAATAA